The Bos taurus isolate L1 Dominette 01449 registration number 42190680 breed Hereford chromosome 18, ARS-UCD2.0, whole genome shotgun sequence nucleotide sequence GAGTGCTGTGCTCAGGCTCGGGGGGCGGCAGGCTTCAGGGGAGGATCCTGACAGGGGTGCGTGGGCAGAGCGCCCACCCATCTGCTGCTTCTCCTGTCCCGCCAGGGTGGTGTGCCGGAAACAGAGGGATTGAGGATGGGCTCACATCAGCTGCCGGGGTTGGGGACCTGGTGCAGCAAGAGGGCTTGCAGGCAGACACCAGGAAGGACTTCCTGGACTGGGAAAGGAGAGAGACTCCCTTCTCCATTCCCCCAGGTGGATTTGCGGGCAGAAGTCATCAGCCCCCTGTGTGTCTCCCAAGAAAACTGGGGTCAGGGGTCGAGAGGGCCAAGGGTCAAGACTTGGGTGGGGGAGgacaactgcacacacacacacacacacacacacacacacacacgaacgcactctttctctctctgcactAAGCAGCTGTGAGGCGGAAAAAATTCGGTAATGGGGAGCGTGAGTCAGAGGGCTGGCACGGAGCTGGGCTGCCTGAGCTCATcgcctcccctgcccccagtccAGCACACTCCCCCCTCCCAACAATTACTGTCAACCTCGGGAAGGAGGGGCCAGACAAAAGTGGTGGGTGTGGAGGCAGACTGGAAAAGGCATCAGAGAGAAATGGCGTGCAGCGGTTACAGGCTTTATTAACAAACGGGTGTAAAAAACCAGATGGGTCTGGCCGCCCCTCTGGGCTCCCACCTTCCTGGGGAGGGGCTAGCCGGGCCGCCCTGTGCCCACCACTCCCTCCCTGGGGCTCTCTCCAGGCAGACAACCCACCCCTGCAGAGGCTTCGCTCAGCCCCTCTCTGCCTCTGCAGCCTCACCCCCTCCAAGCATGGGCAtcgccccccaccccatcccccggGGCTGGGGGGGCCCTCATCTCTGTTTGGGGTGCCCCTGCCAAGTCCTAACCCCAGTGGGGAGCATACGTGCTCGGCCTCCTCTCCTGCCACATGTCATAACACAAGCGACACAGGCTTGGCAGACAGATAAGATTTCTCCGTGCAGACAGAATCTGAGGCAGGGGTTGGACAGGTTGACCCCTCTAAGAAGTTCAAACACTACGGATGTGCATCAGGCTGTGGCGGGGTCTCTTGCCCTCTGCGGGCCTCAGCTgctgggccctggggtggggggggggaaggATGGTGTGGAAGTgcctgcacacagcaggtgctcactaAATGCTGCTTTTCCTCCCACTAGGGTCTGCAGTCACAGTTCCTTGCTGAACTCCCGCACCAGCGTGTAGCCCATGCAGCCCCAGCTCCCCTCGGCCTGGTAGCCACAGCCCTCCAGCATCCCGGCCACGCCCCAGGCTGCCACGGCCACTGGGACCACCAGGCGTGCTCGGGGCTCCCCCATGCCACCAGCCCAGGCTCGCGCCCGGGACTCAGCAAAGGCCAGCAGGCGCCTGCCTACACCTCGGCGGCGGTGCCAACGGGACACCGAGAGGCGGGTGACCCGGGCCCCATCCCCGGCACTGGAGCCTGGGGCCAGGGCCAGGACCCCGCACACGTCTCCCGAGCCCCGCACTGCCACCCAGGGCCCCCCGAGGCCACCGGGCGGGGGCAGCGAGCCCCAGCGGGCCCGCAGGCCCAGCTTCATGGCAGCCACAGCCAGGAACACGGGCAGGAGGAGGGCCAGGGCGAAGGAGGCCAGGACGAAGCGAAGGCCGCTGCTAGCCGCAGCCAGGAGGAGCAGGGCCGGCGGCCGGGTCAGCGCGTGAAGGGCCACGCGGTTCTCTGTGTCCTTCACGCCAGCctgcgggcaggaggagcagTCAGCGAGGGGGCTCCCGAGGGCGGCAGGCAGTGGGGGCCGAGGCAGGCCCTGCCTGGGGTGGGAGCAATCGGAGGGGAGGGGACAGCACTGATCCGGGGCCTGTGGCAGGTGTGCCTCGGCGTGAACACACTGCTGGCTGGCACACTGGGCTCTGAATGTGGGAGCAGGTGAATTAGGAACGGTGGGCAATCCGGGTTCAGCGGAGTTGCAGGCGTGAGGCACCAGGGGagactggacagaggagccgccCCACCAAGAGAGGAAGCTGGAAGGAGCTTGGGGGTCCTCGAGGGCCAGGCTTGGAGTAGTAGGAGGCCGGAGCACAGGGCTGAGGGGACGTGGGAAGATGGAAGGGCTTGTACTGCGGGGGGCATGGCTTGGATCTATGGTGGGTGAGCACTAACATCCCGCGTGCCATGTGGcgtggccacacacacacacacaaaaccgtTCTCGATCCCTAGGTTAGGGAGAAAGCACTAGAGAGAGAAGGGTCCAAGGCTGGAAGTGTCTTAGGAGCAAAAGATTGCTCTCCAGCGTCACCGCCGGCTCAGGAGGGTGGCTGAAGCCACTCGGGatgccccccgccccctcctggGCTCCCTGGTGCCCCTCATTCTGTCCCCGCCCCCCCAAGCTCATTGGTGTCCCCATTCTTTCCCCGCCCCCTGCCGGGCTTTCTAGggtcccgcccccccacccccaagcggTACCCTCCGTCCCACGCCCCCCGGGCTCAGTGGTGCTGCTAATGTCTCTCACCTTCAGCATTTCCAGCACTAAGGGTTTCTCATCTTCCCTCATCTCCCGCACCGACAGGTGGCTGGGGGCCatggcagcccccaggctcccgcGCCCCCAAAGGAGCAGGCGTGCACCTGGCGAAAACAAGCAGGTCAGTGTCAGGAGGACACCTCTTGTTCCCCAAAGTGTCCCAGAGCTGCGGGCCAGCAGCTGCAGCGTGTCCAGGTCAGGACGCGGGATGCTGGCGGCCTCCAGGCGAGGGCCGAGACAGGACAGGCTTCCCGGTCAATCCAGCGACCTTCCGAAGCCTCTCGGGTCAAGCCCGCCCCCGGCGGTATTCGGCGACCCACGCCTAAAAGCCTGGTGCCTGCCAACACCGCGCTGCCTCCAGGCCCCGCGGCTGCCCTGGGGGTGAGTGAACCCCCCCAGCCAGGGAAAGGACCGCGCTCCCCGCCCCCAGCGCCCAGAGCGCCTCTGTCCCCCGGCCGCCCCGGAGCAGCGCCTGTCGCCTGTCGCAGGAACAAGGACTTTCAGACACCTCTGTGGGTCGCTCCCGCTTTTGACAaggtgcggggggcggggggcagggtcGGGGAGGGGTCGCCGGCGGAAGTGACGTCAGACCCGCGCACTGGGGGCGGGGCAGCGCCTGCTCTCGGGCTTAGTAACCGTTGCCAAGCGTCTGGCCGGATAGGTTAGAGCCTGGAGGAGCGGCGGAGAGAGCGGGAGTGCGGGACGCTGGCAGGGGAGGGGGCCTGACGGAAGGGCCTGGAACTGTAGACCGGGTGGAGGCGGGCAGCGGGGCTTACCCAGCGCGCGCCCCGGCCGGCTTCCCCGGCCGGCTTCCCGATGGCCCCTGGTTGCTAAGCGACCTGAGCGCAGGGGTGAGGCCGCGAAGGCGGCTTGATTCCCAATGGCTCCCCGGCTTCCGCGGGCGGGGCCGCGACAGCATCTCAGACCCACAGGTTCCCCAACTGCCCACCAGGGCTCTCAGTGATCGTCGGGATAAGCATCCCCGCCACCCACTTATTTTTCTGCGCGAGGAAGAGCGCGGTGACTTACAGAGAACAAGTGGCAGAACCGGTGTTCCAGATTCCAGTGCCTCCCCTACACCGTGACCGTTGCGtcccttttcttaaaaaatggataaacagGGCCCCCACATAGGAGCAGCGGCTGGCCCCAAGACGCAAAGCCACCTGCGAACCAGGAAGCAGGAGACCCCCCAGTTTCCAAGTGGTGGCTATGGTCATGACATTGACCTCCCACCCCACCAATTAGAAAAAACACAAGAGAGGGGATTCTGGTCTTTATTAGCAAGCCCAGCCTGCAGCTCCCTCCgcgcagcccagcccagcccaggcgGAGATGGGGTCGGGGCCTCTTCGTGGGGCAGGAAGAGATACCGGTGGTCCGACTCAAAACGTGTGCACCAGCTGGACCGCGGGCAGAGTCTGGACAATCTGGATGGAGGGCAGGCCCTGTGGGGCCACGCCCCCAGGTGCCGCTCCTGCGGGGACCACTTGTACCATCTGGGGGCCCGGGGCCGCGGGGCCGCCCGCAGGAGCAGAGGCTGGGCCAGGCGGTGGGGGCGCCAGCAGCTGCAGCGCAGCGGCGCCTCCCCCAGCGCTGCCGTTCTCCAGCAGCTCTGCGGCCGGGGCGCTACGGATAATGAGCAGCTTCTGTCCGGGCGGGCCGGAGGCTGGCGGCTCGGCCAGCCCCGACGGTAAGGTCTCTACCTCCTGCACACACAGCTGGGTCTGCTCCCCATCGGCCCCGCTCAGCACCAGCACGCTCTGCAGCCCCTCCTCCGTCTGCAGCGTCTCAAAGAGCACATCTGGGACCACCCCCGGGCCGGCCTCGCCctcgccaggctcccctgggccGGGGTCCGCCAGCAACTCCTCGGCTGCCCCGCTCTGAACCACCAGCAGATTAGGCGCCTCGGTGGTCACGGCTCCCCCGCTGGAACTGGACAGCGGACCCGTCACAGGCTGGAGCTGGACCGTGGTCACCTCCTGGGCCGGCTGGAGCTGGACGGTGGTCAGTTCCGGGGCTGGACGAAGGGGCTGGAGCTGAACCCCACTCACTTCCTGCGGGCCTGTCTCCCCACCCGCCACGTTCTGCAGAACTATAAGGCTCTGCCCTCCCACGTTCCCGGCAGCGTTACTTCCTCTCTGCACGCCTAACCCCCCAGGGCCTGGCAGCCAAACTACTCCAGCCCCCGGCCCAGCTTTCCCCGCAGCCCGCAGGCCCTGCCGGGCGCAGCTGCCCCCGCCAGCGGGGCCGGAGGAGGGCAGCAGGATGAGCTTGGGGGGcgcaggcgggggcgggggcgggggcgtggGCGGCTGGACGCTGCTGGGAATCAGCTGCAGGCCCTGAGCCGTCTGCACCAGGAGAAACGTCTGCGAGTTGGGAGCGGCGGGGCCGGGGGCCGCGGCCGGGGCCGTCCCCCCAGCCACCTCTAGGGAGAGCGTggcctggaggtgggggaggacgTGCACATCCTGGGTGGCCGACGGAGCAGGGGCGGCGGCCAGTGGGGCCGGGGGCTGGGGGCCGGCTGCAGGGGCCGCAGGGGCATGCGTCCTCAGGTGCCGCTGCAGGTAGGCGGCCATGACGAAGCTGCGGCCGCAGACTGGGCAAGTGAAGGGCCGCTCGGCTGAGTGCGTGCGCTGGTGCAGCAGCAGGTTGGAGGAGTGTGTGAAGGTCTTGGGGCAGAGCGGGCAGCGGAAGGGCCGCTCGCCCGTGTGCACGCGCTGGTGCTGCCGCAGGTTGGAGGTCTGCGCGAAGCTCTTGCCGCACACGCCGCAGGCGTGCGGCCGCTCGCCCGTGTGCACGTGCCGGTGGCGCCGCAGGCACGACGTGTTGCGGAAGGCCTTGCCGCACTCGCCGCAGGCGTAGGGCCGCTCGCCCGAGTGCAGCCGCAGGTGGTACTGGTAGTGCGAGGACCACTTGAAGGTGAGGCCGCACTGGCCGCACGTGAAGGCGCGCAGGCCCGTGTGCACGCGCTGGTGGATGGCGAGCAGCGACGAGCGCTTGAAGGCCTTGCCGCACTCGCCACACTGGTAGGGTCGCTCGCCCGTGTGGTCCCGCAGGTGGTAGCGCAGCCCCGAGGAGCCCTTGAAGGCCTTGCCGCACTCGGCACATTTGTAGGGCCGCTCCGCCGAGGCCGGCGCGGGCGCGGGGGCCGGCGGGCCGGGCGCTGGCCCCAGCGGTTCCTGCGGGCAGGTGACCTCGGCGGCCTCGGCCTGGGGGGGCGGGCGCCCAGCTGCGGCCTCCTCCACGTGGCTCTGCTGATGCGCCAGCAGGCTGGCCAGCTGCGGGAAGGCGCCGTCACAGCTGCCGCAGCGGAACGCCTGCCCACCCGCCGCCCCGTGGCTGTGCTGGTGGCGGGAGAGGCCGGCCACCGTCCGGAAGGACTTCCCGCAGGGGAGGCAGGCAAAGCCAGGGGCAGCGGCGGTGGCGGGAGCGGGCTGGGGCAGCGGGGAccgcggcggtggcggcgggTCGGCCTTGGGCGCCTCGGAGGGCGCGGCAGCTGGCGGAGGCAGCGCCTCGGGCCCCGGGCACGGCTGGTGCTCCAGGAGCAGCTCCTCGCTGCCGAAGCCCAGCTCGCAGCCTTCGCAGCGGTACACCAGCCCCACCGTGGTCTCGGCGGCGGCCAGGAAGAGCTCGGGCACCACGGGCGGGGGCGCGGGTGGTGGCGGGGCGGGCGGGCTGGGCGGCGGCAAGGGCCGCTGCAGGTAGGCGTCGGAGACCAGGACCTTGCCACCAGCGGCGGGCTCGCGCGGCGGAGGCCCGGGGCCGGCACCCGGGGCAGGGGCAGTGGCGGCGCCGCCGTGCGTGCGCTGGTGCAGCAGCAGGTTGGAGGAGTGCGTGAAGGTCTTGGGGCAGAGCGCGCAGCGGAAGGGCCGCTCGCCCGTGTGCACGCGCTGGTGCTGCCGCAGGTTGGTGCTCTGCGTGAAGCTCTTGCCGCACACGCCGCAGGCGTAGGGCCGCTCGCCAGTGTGCACGTGCCGGTGACGCCGCAGGCTGGACGAGTTCTTGAAGGCCTTGGGGCAGTCCGGGCAAGGGTAGGGCCGCTCGCCCGTGTGCTGGCGCAGGTGGTACTGGTAGTGCGAGGACCACTTGAAGGCCAGGCCGCACTGGCCGCAGGTGAAGGCGCGCAGGCCCGTGTGCACGCTGCGGTGGATCTGCAGCAGCGACGAGCGCTTGAAGGCCTTGGGGCAGTCGGGGCACTGGTATGGCCGCTCACCCGTGTGGCCCCGCTGGTGGTAGAGCAGCGCCGATGAGCCCTTGAAGGCCTTGGGGCAGTCGGGGCACTTATAGGGCCGCTCGCCTGTGTGCGTGCGCTGGTGGTGCAGCAGGCGGGATGACCAGCGGAAGGACTTGCCGCACTCCCCACACTCATACTGCGCCGGCGGGGCGGGGGCCACGGGCCCGGGCTTCTCACTGGCCCCCTCGGCGGTCGAGGCCGGCGCCATGTCCACGTGGGAGCCGACCATCACACCTGGGGAGGGACGCGGGGTCAAGGCAGGCCGGGGGCTCCCCGCACCTCCACTCACACACCGGACCATCGCAGCCCCACACCCACAGGCCGGCCCTTTCAGAGGCAGGGAGCACCTCCCTTCGGACAAGGAGGCTGCTGCCCACGATGGAGGCTGCCCGCGATAGAGGCCTTGGGTGCTCAAGGGGAAACTTCGGGCACACTGGGAGGAGCTGGTCACTCCCTGATACGGGGCATCCCCTCCAAGAGGCTGGAGGGCTCTCTGCCCCGTCCCCCTAAAGACAGGCGTGTCCTTAAAGGACGCCGGGTCTCTAGTGCCCTGGCTCCAGATCCTTCGGTCAGCTCCCTCTAAAGACCTCCTCCTCCATCCTGCTTAGTACCTGCTCCCACTGCCGAAGCCCTCCGACACCTACTCTCCACCGCTACGCATTCTGCTCCAGCGCCCCCTTCTGGCGGCTGAACCCCAAACCGACCACGGACGCTGCAGCCCGCACCCTAGCCCCCATCCAGACCCTCGCCACCCCCTTACCCAGTATACGGTGCTGCTGGTGACCCGAAGCCACCTGGCCTCGTCTCCCTGCGCATCCAAGCCCAAGGATCTCAAAGCTCCCTCCCCATCGCCCTGCACTGCCCACCAGGTGACACCTGGCGcgtcttctctcctctcctctctcctgtccCCTCTTGCTCTTAGCAGGTGGAGCTTGCCACTGACCCTGTgtctgagaaaataaaagcaaccaGAACAGAATGTTCCCACAATGCAGCAATTACACCCGTGGTTCTCAACGAGGCCATGTGATCTGCACGCCCCCCACTACGCCCCCACCCCAGGGGACATCTGGCCATGCTTGCAGACTGGGTTGGCTGTGTCAACTGGAGGGGCAGGGGCCAATGTCATCTAGTGGGCAGCGGCCAGAGACTCTGCTCCACGTCCTAAATGCACGGGACAGAACCACTCACCCCTAAACAGCAAAGAGCCATAGGTTCAAAATGCAAGGGGTGCTAAGGCTGAGAAACCCggaactgccccccacccctgccatctgcctcctgcctctgggccAAAGACTCGGACTTTCCTCACCTCCTGGACCGTCCCCATCACTTCACCCAAGGGCTAAGTCTCccatctttaaaaagaacaaagaccCTTcaccccacttcctcctccagctgtggcctcctttctgtctctgtgcaaAGCCACCCCAACATGCCATCAGTACACCCTTCCTCCCATCTCAAACCCTGCCAACCAGACCCTGCCCCACTCTCATGGCCTCCATGGTGCTAAAGCCAGTGGTCTCTGCTCAGTGGTCAGCAGACACTGTGGTTCTCTCTCCTTGACCCACTGCCCTGGCTTCTGGGCTCCCCGCTCTCCTCACCTGCCAGGCCTTCTCTGTTTCGAGTGGCAGTCCTACTTGTGAACACTGGAGGGTCCAGAGCTCTGCCAGCCCTCCTCTTCTGcacccaccctctccctgggGGCCCCACCACTCCTGGGACTCCACAATCTACAAACGGAACCATTCCAAAACTCCTCTCCACTTGACACCTGACCTTGGATACCTACACCCCTGCTGGGCGCCTAAGAGACACCTCACACTTAGGCCCCACACCCAGCTCCAGCTCCAATTTCTGTTCCTGCTGTCTCCCCTCTGTGTCCTGGCCCGCTGCAAATCTCTCTCTCACCCCAGTTTTCTCCATCTCTGAAAACAGCTTTGTTTTTCCTCAGGCCAAAAGTCCCCGGGCACCCTCGACtcctctctctctcgctctctctgacCAGTCCATTAGCTGACTCCCCTATTCTGGCAGGAGCATCGCTGGAATCTGACAGTTCTCCTAGTTCCCATCCTTACtcttcccacccccagcctgTTCCCAACACAGAGGCTGAATGGAAACTGCTGACACAGACCATCTCATTGCTCTGTGCTAAAGGCTTCCACAGCTCCCATCTGACAGCAGAAGAGAGATCCCTCCCCAAAACCTACAGACTTCCCACGGCCTgtggcctcctcccctccctgactCTCTGCCTGCTGGCCTCTCCAACCCTCACAGCTCCCTGCTCACGGGGTGGCGGCAGGCATGCCCGCTCCCACCTGGGGCCCTCACACAGGCCCCTGCCTAGAagccccttccctccctcacctccaAGGCTTTGTGGAAACATCATCTCCGGGAGGTATTCCCTGATCACCCTACTAAACTCTGCAGTCCCTGCCAACACGCTGCAATCTCTTTCTCTGCCTTGTTATCCCCCCACCATGGGGCTTATCActttctgtccgactctttgcgaccccatggactgtagcctaccaggctcctccgtccataggattctccaggcaagagtactggagtgggttgccgtttccttctccaggagatcttcccaacccagggatcgaaccccggtctccggcattgcaggcagacgctttaccatctgagccaccagggagactgCTATCACTTTCTAACCTACTTCATAATCAGAGTTTCCTAGCATCAGCGCTGTTGACATCTGGGGCTGGTCGGGGGTCCAGGGGTCTGTTCCCTGCACTGCAAGTTGGTCAGCCCCTGGTCTCTGCCCACTGGATGCTAATGGCATCTTGTTCACTGTTGCTTCCCGGCGCCTAGAGTCTGGAATGCATCTGCCACAGAGTGAGTGCTCGGTGAACACATCTTGAGTGAAACAAAGCGGGGCATCCTCTCTGCACAGGCCATAAAGATCCCCTTTGAGAAAACATGAGCAACCCCTTTGAAATGGAAGCACCTCCTTTTAAGAGACTACCCCAGGAAGCTGCACGTGTCTTTCAGAAGGCAGCATGCCTTAAGAAGACAGCCGTGCTCTGGAAGGGACCGGACCCTGCTGATCCGGTCAACAGCAACCCGTCAAGAGGCCAGGCCACACCCTTCCATCAGGCCCGACTTCCCCTTTAAGAGGGTTCTGCGCCCGCGTACCCACCTATCTTGCTGAGCTAAACTAGGGACTTGCTTTGAAGCCACTAGGATTCAGAAGCTTTTTCCTTCAGCGTGTGGGACACTGTCAGCGGCCTTTAAGAGGCGAATTCTTTctgggggtgcggggtggggcagaggggcgATGGGAGAGGGGAGAGCTTACAAACTGCACTACCTGCCCCGACCCTTTAAAGAGAGGTCCCTTGCCCTTTAAGAGGGCGGGGGCCAGCCCGGCGGACAAAAGTCGGAGGTGAGGCAGCGCCCTTCCCTTTAAGGCACCCCTTCCGGTTTCACGTTCGCCGTTTCCCCAACGTCTCCGCCCTCcggtccctcccccacccccgcccctccgGTCTCTCACCTGCGGCCCCGACCGGGGAACGAGCGGAGgcggcccagggccctcccgcaGGGGTCGACGGGAAGGCAGGGCCCCGGCGGCGGCGGGGCGGGAgcgggggccggggagggggcgggggcgcgCTCCCTCCCAACGGCCCCCGGCGCGAGGCACCCAACCTTTATCGGCGGCCTCTCGCGCACACAAACCCCGACGTCGCCGCCGGTGCGTCAGGACGCCACGTGCGCCGaggccccgcccctccacccCATTGGCCGCCGGCGGCCGCGGCGCTTTCGGGCTCTTACGGCGCGTAGCATCCTGGGAGTTGTAGTTCTCCCGGAAGCCCGACCACCGGTCGGATCCACTAGGCGGTCGCTGGGATGGGACCAAGGCCCGGCAAAGTCGGGTCGGGGCGCGGGGTCGGACGTGTCCCTTTACTAGCATCGACTCCCTCTTGCCTGTGATAGAATCCCGAGCAGGCGTCGCCCTGTCACTCCTGGCCCACGCCCAGGCCCTCGGGGTTCCCGTTACTCCCATGAGGGAAACCGAGGCCCGCAGTGCTGGCAGTTGCGGGCGTCTGTCGCCTGCTCGCGAGTGCGGCTGTCGGGCAACCTGGGCTTGGCTTTGCAGGGGGCTCGCCCAGGGCACTAGGGACTCCTGGGGGCCTTGGGACCGCCGGGAGCGTTCTGAACCCCGTGTCTGCCCTTACCATGTTCACCAGCCTCCAAGCCACACCGGCTTTTCTGCGGGCCCTCCAGCCCAGGTTCTCAGCCAGGGCACTACTGACATCTGGGCTGACCTCTCCTTGCTGTGGGGGCTGACTTGTACCTTGCAAGCTGGTTCAGCCTGGCCCCCACCCACCAGAGGCCAATAGGGCTCCCTCTACCACACCTTAAGACGGCCCCCTCCAGACCTGGCCACAgtcccctggttgagaaccactgtcccaAGGCAACTCCCCTCGGCCTGATGGACATGCCTCATGCCACCCCATACCCCATCCCTTCTCAATTCCTACTGGAAAGTCGCTGTGTTAGGGATAGAATCGGGTAGTCATTCAGGTAGCTGCAGATAGGGAAACCTAGGAAACTTTGGGAGGCCACTGTAAGTTGATGATCACTTAAGAAAGTTACTGGACCGTGTTCCCTCCCCCGTGTTCCTTTACCTGTAAGATTGTAGCCCACCTAATCCTTGGTGGCAGGgaggggcgtccctggtggctcagatggtaaagaatccacctgcaatgcaggagacccgggtttgatccctgggtttgggaagatcccctgagaaggaaatggcaacccgctccagtattcttacctggagaatgccatggacacaggaggctggtgggtcttcactccctggggttgcaaagagtccctcacaactgagcaactttttttttaatccttgggGCAGAGCTCTCTCACCTGCCCGTTTTCACCTCTTACAAGCATCCTATATTACTAACTCTACTTCttcctatcactttgtctctcactgaattctttctatgATGAGACCTCAAGAATCTGAGTTTCATTAAGTCGTGagaccagctgtgtgatcttagtcGGAAGACTGTGGGTTTGGGCCGGGCTCTAGTCCCAAGTGGAGGTGAATGGTCTCGCCTTTGCTAGGTGGGGGTCCCATTACCTGCTCATCTCTGCTCCATGTCAGAGGGGTGGGGTCTGCCTTTGCCCCCAGGTGTCCCCAACAACTAACGAGGGGCCCTGTCAGGAGCAGGCAGCACTCTTGAATAAGTGAAGTTCTACAGCCTCCCAGAtggttggaccataaaaaaggct carries:
- the NAT14 gene encoding probable N-acetyltransferase 14 isoform X1; its protein translation is MAPSHLSVREMREDEKPLVLEMLKAGVKDTENRVALHALTRPPALLLLAAASSGLRFVLASFALALLLPVFLAVAAMKLGLRARWGSLPPPGGLGGPWVAVRGSGDVCGVLALAPGSSAGDGARVTRLSVSRWHRRRGVGRRLLAFAESRARAWAGGMGEPRARLVVPVAVAAWGVAGMLEGCGYQAEGSWGCMGYTLVREFSKEL
- the ZNF628 gene encoding zinc finger protein 628 isoform X1 gives rise to the protein MVGSHVDMAPASTAEGASEKPGPVAPAPPAQYECGECGKSFRWSSRLLHHQRTHTGERPYKCPDCPKAFKGSSALLYHQRGHTGERPYQCPDCPKAFKRSSLLQIHRSVHTGLRAFTCGQCGLAFKWSSHYQYHLRQHTGERPYPCPDCPKAFKNSSSLRRHRHVHTGERPYACGVCGKSFTQSTNLRQHQRVHTGERPFRCALCPKTFTHSSNLLLHQRTHGGAATAPAPGAGPGPPPREPAAGGKVLVSDAYLQRPLPPPSPPAPPPPAPPPVVPELFLAAAETTVGLVYRCEGCELGFGSEELLLEHQPCPGPEALPPPAAAPSEAPKADPPPPPRSPLPQPAPATAAAPGFACLPCGKSFRTVAGLSRHQHSHGAAGGQAFRCGSCDGAFPQLASLLAHQQSHVEEAAAGRPPPQAEAAEVTCPQEPLGPAPGPPAPAPAPASAERPYKCAECGKAFKGSSGLRYHLRDHTGERPYQCGECGKAFKRSSLLAIHQRVHTGLRAFTCGQCGLTFKWSSHYQYHLRLHSGERPYACGECGKAFRNTSCLRRHRHVHTGERPHACGVCGKSFAQTSNLRQHQRVHTGERPFRCPLCPKTFTHSSNLLLHQRTHSAERPFTCPVCGRSFVMAAYLQRHLRTHAPAAPAAGPQPPAPLAAAPAPSATQDVHVLPHLQATLSLEVAGGTAPAAAPGPAAPNSQTFLLVQTAQGLQLIPSSVQPPTPPPPPPPAPPKLILLPSSGPAGGGSCARQGLRAAGKAGPGAGVVWLPGPGGLGVQRGSNAAGNVGGQSLIVLQNVAGGETGPQEVSGVQLQPLRPAPELTTVQLQPAQEVTTVQLQPVTGPLSSSSGGAVTTEAPNLLVVQSGAAEELLADPGPGEPGEGEAGPGVVPDVLFETLQTEEGLQSVLVLSGADGEQTQLCVQEVETLPSGLAEPPASGPPGQKLLIIRSAPAAELLENGSAGGGAAALQLLAPPPPGPASAPAGGPAAPGPQMVQVVPAGAAPGGVAPQGLPSIQIVQTLPAVQLVHTF